Within Dysosmobacter sp. Marseille-Q4140, the genomic segment GAGCTTCTCCCAACTGCCGAAAGTGCCTGCCCTGGACTAATCCCCCAGAGTCCTCAGCGCCCTGCGCAGTCCCGCTGGCTATACACGGGGCCGCGGGGCAGGGGAATGCACCGCGTATCCCCGCCGCATGAGAGCTGCCATACCGCAGCCGAAATCCCAACCGCTCCCTGACAGACACGAAGAGCCCGGAGTATCCGCTTCATACGGATACTCCGGGCTCTTTTCTGAAGCGTCTGTCCGGCGTTTTCCGCCCCAGGCCGGGCGCAGTATAGCGCCCGGCCTGCTAGGGGGCACCCCGCGCCCCTTCTGACGGTCCGCATCAGTATTGGATTAAAGAAACCGCCTTGGTCAGTCCGGCCTCCGGATTGCGGTAAATATGCGGCTTTTCCCCATCGAAGCGAAAGGCGTCCCCCTCTTCCAATCGATACGTAATCCCCCCGATTTCTATTTCCAGACACCCGCTGGTCAGCAAGATGTATTCTTCCGTGCCGGAGGGGTGGCCGGATGAGGAATAGGACGACAGAGGCGCCAATTCAATCCCAAAGAGGTCGAAGGACCGCTCCGGAGAGGCGCTGTAATAGCTGTAGCTTTTATAGCTGCCCTGGTTTTCCGCCTGGACCACCACATTTTCTTTCCGGACCACTTTAAAATTCGGCTCGTGCGGATCTATCAATTCCGTATAGCGCACATTCAGCCCAGCGGCGATTTTCCAAATGGTATTCATGGTGGGATTGGATTCGCCCCGCTCCATCTGGGATAAAACGATCTTGCTGACACCGCAAAGTGCGGATAATTGCCCCAGGCTGAGCTGCCGCGCCATTCGCAGTCGTTTTAGATTCATTCCCAAGATCTCATTCGGATTCACGCAGTCTCCTCCCCTGTTTCATACAGTTTAATATATTATACACTTGACAGATATAAATTACAAATATATATTATTAAGTACAATCGTAATTTATATTACACAAGGAGGCATGGTTATGTCCGAAGCTATCGTACAGGTCACCAGAGGGAGCATTGTAGAATCCTGCCACAGGGGATCTGTCGCCGTCACAAATGGGAGGGGAGATCTGATTGCCTATGCGGGGAACCCGGATTTTGTCACCTATATCCGCTCCGCGGCAAAGCCCTTTCAGGCGATGAACATCCTCTTCTCCGGCGCATGGGAGGCGTTTGGCTTTACGGAGAAAGAGCTGGCCATTATGTGCTCTTCCCACTATGGAGAAGATTTTCACCGGGAAACCATCCAAGGAATTTTAAAGAAGCTGGGATTGTCCCACCAGGACCTGTTATGCGGAGCTCCGCTGTCCATCAACCCGGCATACAGGGACCGCCAGCTATGGGAGCATCTGCCCATTGATGAGACTAATTCGGACTGTTCCGGAAAGCACTGCGGCTTTCTCGCCGTCTGCAGGAAGAAAGGCTATCCCATTGAGAACTATACCTCTCCGCAGCACCCCATGCAGAAGGAACTTCTGCACATTGTCTCCACTATGTGCAGCATTCCAGAGGCAGAGATTGCCATCGGAATTGACGGCTGCGGCGTTCCGGTCCACGCGATGCCGCTGCGTAACATGGCCATGGGCTACGCCCGCCTCACCGCTCCGGCACAGTTGGAAGAACCCTATCGCAGTGCCGCCAAG encodes:
- a CDS encoding helix-turn-helix transcriptional regulator, with amino-acid sequence MNPNEILGMNLKRLRMARQLSLGQLSALCGVSKIVLSQMERGESNPTMNTIWKIAAGLNVRYTELIDPHEPNFKVVRKENVVVQAENQGSYKSYSYYSASPERSFDLFGIELAPLSSYSSSGHPSGTEEYILLTSGCLEIEIGGITYRLEEGDAFRFDGEKPHIYRNPEAGLTKAVSLIQY
- a CDS encoding asparaginase; translated protein: MSEAIVQVTRGSIVESCHRGSVAVTNGRGDLIAYAGNPDFVTYIRSAAKPFQAMNILFSGAWEAFGFTEKELAIMCSSHYGEDFHRETIQGILKKLGLSHQDLLCGAPLSINPAYRDRQLWEHLPIDETNSDCSGKHCGFLAVCRKKGYPIENYTSPQHPMQKELLHIVSTMCSIPEAEIAIGIDGCGVPVHAMPLRNMAMGYARLTAPAQLEEPYRSAAKRITAAMAAYPEMIAGTGGFCTEFLRHTHGRFCGKLGAEAVYCIGAAGQDLGIAVKIEDGNYRALYPAVMSVLIQLKLLDEKERTALQAFSEPDNLNDHGIPVGKIRPCFSLHR